One segment of Streptomyces bathyalis DNA contains the following:
- a CDS encoding ABC transporter ATP-binding protein: MGVEICVEGLTKSFGHQIIWQDVSLTLPARQISVMLGPSGTGKSVFLKTLVGLLKPERGSILIDGRDITRLRESDLYEVRKLFGVLFQDGALFGSMNLYDNIAFPLREHTRKRESEIKQIVLEKMDMVGLVGAEEKLPGEISGGMRKRAGLARALVLDPEIILFDEPDSGLDPVRVAYLNQLIVDLNAQIDATFLIVTHDIASARLVPDNIGLLFRRELVMFGPREDLLASDEPVVRQFLNGRMQGPIGMAEEKDAAQVEQELAELDAGDHRGPAGGKGATGLGVTPRLLPSPGIERPLRWKLIAAREGASSREAVTGT; this comes from the coding sequence ATGGGTGTCGAGATCTGCGTGGAAGGACTGACGAAGTCCTTCGGTCACCAGATCATCTGGCAGGACGTGTCGTTGACGCTTCCCGCCAGACAGATATCAGTCATGCTCGGGCCTTCGGGCACGGGCAAGTCGGTATTCCTCAAGACGCTCGTCGGACTGCTGAAGCCGGAGCGGGGCTCGATCCTCATCGACGGACGGGACATCACGCGTCTGCGTGAAAGCGACCTGTACGAAGTGCGGAAGCTCTTCGGCGTCCTCTTCCAGGACGGTGCGCTGTTCGGTTCGATGAATCTCTACGACAACATCGCCTTCCCGCTGCGTGAGCACACCCGCAAGCGAGAGAGCGAGATCAAGCAGATCGTGCTCGAGAAGATGGACATGGTCGGCCTGGTCGGAGCCGAGGAGAAACTGCCCGGAGAGATATCCGGGGGTATGCGTAAGAGAGCCGGGCTCGCACGGGCACTGGTACTCGATCCGGAGATCATTCTCTTCGACGAGCCGGACTCGGGCCTCGACCCCGTGCGAGTGGCCTACCTCAACCAGTTGATCGTCGATCTGAACGCGCAGATCGACGCGACCTTCCTGATCGTCACCCACGACATCGCCTCGGCCAGGCTGGTGCCGGACAACATCGGCCTGCTCTTCCGCCGCGAGCTGGTGATGTTCGGCCCGCGCGAAGACCTGCTCGCCAGCGACGAGCCGGTCGTACGGCAGTTCCTCAACGGCCGCATGCAGGGACCGATCGGCATGGCGGAGGAGAAGGACGCCGCCCAGGTCGAGCAGGAACTGGCAGAGCTCGACGCCGGCGACCACCGCGGCCCGGCGGGCGGCAAGGGCGCGACAGGCCTCGGCGTCACACCGCGGCTGCTGCCCAGTCCCGGTATCGAGCGCCCGCTGCGCTGGAAGCTGATCGCCGCCCGCGAGGGAGCCTCGTCCCGGGAGGCGGTGACCGGCACATGA